A stretch of the Dichotomicrobium thermohalophilum genome encodes the following:
- a CDS encoding tartrate dehydrogenase gives MRTHKIAAIPGDGIGTEVIAAGLEVLKTAAARDGGFTLDVETFPWGTDYYLEHGRMMPEDALETLKPFDAIYFGSAGDPRVPDHVSLWGLRLAICQPFDQYANVRPARLLPGIEGPLRGVTDLDWVIVRENTEGEYAGAGGRVHQGHPEEVGMDVAVFTRAGVERVQRFAFELARTRPAKHLTLVTKSNAQRHGMVMWDEVFAAIKGDYPDVETDKVLVDAMTTRMVLKPETLDVIVATNLHADILSDLAAALSGSLGIAPTANLNPEARYPSMFEPIHGSAFDIMGQGIANPVGAFWSAVMMLENLGEARAAANLMQAIERYTGAGEDMPRDLGGQATTKQVTQAVIARLEGRND, from the coding sequence ATGCGGACACACAAGATCGCGGCGATACCGGGCGACGGCATCGGGACCGAGGTGATCGCCGCCGGGCTGGAGGTTCTGAAGACGGCTGCGGCGCGAGACGGCGGCTTTACCCTGGATGTCGAGACGTTCCCGTGGGGCACTGATTATTATCTCGAGCACGGGCGGATGATGCCCGAGGACGCGCTTGAGACGCTCAAGCCCTTCGACGCGATCTATTTCGGCTCGGCGGGCGACCCGCGCGTGCCGGATCACGTCTCGCTCTGGGGCCTGCGCCTGGCGATCTGCCAGCCCTTCGACCAGTACGCGAATGTGCGCCCCGCCCGGCTGCTTCCCGGCATCGAGGGGCCGCTGCGCGGCGTCACCGACCTTGACTGGGTGATCGTGCGCGAGAACACGGAAGGCGAATATGCGGGCGCGGGCGGGCGCGTGCATCAGGGGCACCCTGAAGAGGTCGGCATGGATGTGGCGGTGTTCACGCGCGCGGGGGTGGAGCGGGTGCAGCGCTTCGCCTTTGAACTGGCCCGCACGCGGCCTGCGAAGCACCTGACGCTCGTGACGAAATCGAATGCGCAGCGCCACGGGATGGTCATGTGGGACGAGGTCTTTGCGGCCATCAAGGGCGATTACCCGGACGTCGAGACCGACAAGGTGCTGGTCGACGCCATGACCACGCGCATGGTGCTGAAGCCTGAGACGCTGGACGTGATCGTCGCGACCAACCTGCATGCCGACATCCTCAGCGACCTCGCCGCCGCGCTGTCAGGCAGCCTTGGCATCGCGCCGACGGCGAACCTCAACCCGGAAGCGCGCTACCCCTCCATGTTCGAGCCGATCCACGGCTCGGCTTTCGACATCATGGGACAAGGCATCGCGAACCCGGTCGGCGCGTTCTGGTCAGCGGTGATGATGCTTGAAAACCTGGGCGAGGCGCGCGCGGCGGCGAACCTCATGCAGGCGATCGAGCGTTATACCGGCGCGGGCGAAGACATGCCGCGCGATCTCGGCGGGCAGGCGACAACCAAGCAGGTGACGCAGGCCGTGATCGCCCGGCTGGAGGGACGAAACGACTAG